A portion of the Colius striatus isolate bColStr4 chromosome 1, bColStr4.1.hap1, whole genome shotgun sequence genome contains these proteins:
- the C1H22orf23 gene encoding UPF0193 protein EVG1 — protein sequence MEPPAAPAAAAGSDTRAARYSPGTRDLLRAMMEEAQLTRSQRRYLMDCVERGGTLPLQCRPTSSKERAPAAPVRCPAVCRTSTLSAIPHLRPAEVCRAGDAYTREKFRPGATRDLEKEKQRLQNILATGKDVVEQEVKQMPLQTKKEEIPEPDRFEELVKEVQERREFLAEMEALGQGKKYQRIILTEISQKLREMELLDKKRSEEMSEILTKDFPGGNKSDPQH from the exons ATGGAGCCGCCGGCAgccccggcggcggccgcgggcagCGATACGCGCGCCGCCCGCTACAGCCCCGGCACCCGGGACCTGCTCCGAG CGATGATGGAGGAGGCGCAGCTGACGCGTTCCCAGAGGCGATACCTGATGGACTGCGTGGAAC GAGGAGGCACTCTGCCGCTCCAGTGCCGCCCCACGTCCAGCAAAGAGCGCGCACCCGCAGCGCCTGTTCGCTGCCCAGCTGTCTGTCGGACGAGCACGCTTTCAGCTATACCACACCTCCGACCTGCTGAGGTCTGCCGGGCGGGAGATGCCTACACCCGAGAGAAATTCAGGCCAGGGGCGACGA GAGATTTGGAAAAGGAGAAGCAAAGGCTCCAAAACATCTTAGCGACGGGGAAGGATGTGGTGGAACAAGAGGTGAAGCAGATGCCGCTTCAGACAAAGAAAGAGGAGATACCTGAGCCAGACCGGTTTGAAGAAC TGGTTAAGGAAGTTCAGGAGAGGAGAGAATTCCTGGCAGAGATGGAAGCTCTAGGACAGGGCAAGAAGTATCAAAGGATTATCCTCACTGAAATCTCACAG AAACTGCGTGAGATGGAGCTCCTTGACAAGAAGAGAAGTGAAGAAATGAGTGAGATCTTGACAAAAGACTTCCCTGGTGGGAACAAATCCGATCCCCAGCACTAG
- the POLR2F gene encoding DNA-directed RNA polymerases I, II, and III subunit RPABC2 isoform X1: MSDNEDNFDGDDFDDVEEDEGLEDLENAEEEGQENVEILPSGERQQANQKRITTPYMTKYERARVLGTRALQIAMCAPVMVELEGETDPLLIAMKELKARKIPIIIRRYLPDGSYEDWGVDELIITD, from the exons ATGTCTGACAACGAGGACAA CTTCGACGGGGATGACTTCGACGATGTGGAGGAGGATGAGGGTCTGGAGGACCTGGAGAATGCGGAGGAG GAGGGACAGGAGAACGTGGAAATCCTCCCCTCGGGAGAGCGGCAGCAGGCAAACCAGAAGCGGATCACTACTCCCTACATGACCAAATACGAGCGAGCCAGAGTCCTGGGTACTCGTGCCCTCCAGATTGC GATGTGTGCCCCAGTGATGGTGGAGCTGGAAGGAGAGACAGACCCCTTGCTGATCGCCATGAAAGAACTCAA AGCCCGCAAGATCCCCATCATCATCCGCCGTTACCTACCGGATGGGAGCTATGAAGACTGGGGTGTGGATGAGTTAATTATCACAGACTGA
- the POLR2F gene encoding DNA-directed RNA polymerases I, II, and III subunit RPABC2 isoform X2, with translation MSDNEDNFDGDDFDDVEEDEGLEDLENAEEEGQENVEILPSGERQQANQKRITTPYMTKYERARVLGTRALQIAARKIPIIIRRYLPDGSYEDWGVDELIITD, from the exons ATGTCTGACAACGAGGACAA CTTCGACGGGGATGACTTCGACGATGTGGAGGAGGATGAGGGTCTGGAGGACCTGGAGAATGCGGAGGAG GAGGGACAGGAGAACGTGGAAATCCTCCCCTCGGGAGAGCGGCAGCAGGCAAACCAGAAGCGGATCACTACTCCCTACATGACCAAATACGAGCGAGCCAGAGTCCTGGGTACTCGTGCCCTCCAGATTGC AGCCCGCAAGATCCCCATCATCATCCGCCGTTACCTACCGGATGGGAGCTATGAAGACTGGGGTGTGGATGAGTTAATTATCACAGACTGA
- the SOX10 gene encoding transcription factor SOX-10 — MADDQDLSEVEMSPVGSEDHHCLSPGPSMASDNSPHLASSGNGEMGKVKKEQQDSEADDDKFPVCIREAVSQVLSGYDWTLVPMPVRVNGSNKSKPHVKRPMNAFMVWAQAARRKLADQYPHLHNAELSKTLGKLWRLLNESDKRPFIEEAERLRMQHKKDHPDYKYQPRRRKNGKATQGEGEGQGEGEAGGAAAIQAHYKNAHLDHRHPGEGSPMSDGHPEHSSGQSHGPPTPPTTPKTELQAGKADSKREGRSLGEGGKPHIDFGNVDIGEISHEVMSNMETFDVNEFDQYLPPNGHAGHPGHVGGYAAAAGYGLGSALAAASGHSAWISKQHGVSLSTATSPVVDSKAQVKTEGSAPGGHYADQPSTSQIAYTSLSLPHYGSAFPSISRPQFDYPDHQPSGPYYSHSTQASGLYSAFSYMGPSQRPLYTAISDPAPSVPQSHSPTHWEQPVYTTLSRP; from the exons ATGGCCGACGACCAGGACCTTTCAGAGGTGGAGATGAGCCCAGTGGGCTCCGAAGACCACCACTGCCTCTCACCAGGCCCCTCCATGGCGTCGGACAATTCCCCACACCTCGCCAGCTCCGGGAACGGGGAGATGGGGAAGGTCAAGAAGGAACAGCAGGACTCGGAGGCGGACGACGACAAGTTCCCGGTGTGCATCCGCGAGGCAGTCAGCCAGGTGCTGAGCGGCTATGACTGGACCCTGGTACCCATGCCCGTCCGGGTCAATGGAAGTAACAAGAGCAAACCCCACGTCAAGCGGCCCATGAACGCCTTCATGgtctgggcacaggctgcccgcaGGAAGCTGGCTGACCAGTACCCCCACCTCCACAACGCCGAGCTCAGTAAGACCTTGGGGAAGCTCTGGAG GCTGCTGAACGAAAGCGACAAGCGGCCCTTTATCGAAGAGGCGGAGCGGCTGAGGATGCAGCACAAGAAGGACCATCCCGATTACAAGTACCAGCCCCGCCGGCGGAAAAACGGCAAAGCCACGCAAGGGGAGGGCGAAGGCCAGGGGGAGGGCGAGGCCGGCGGCGCCGCTGCCATCCAGGCCCACTACAAGAACGCCCACCTGGACCACAGGCATCCCGGAGAAGGGTCGCCCATGTCCGACGGTCACCCAGAACACTCCTCAG GCCAGAGCCACGGGCCCCCCACACCTCCCACCACCCCCAAGACCGAGCTGCAGGCAGGCAAAGCCGACTCCAAACGAGAAGGGCGTTCcctgggggaagggggaaagccCCACATTGACTTTGGCAACGTGGACATCGGGGAGATCAGCCACGAAGTGATGTCCAACATGGAGACCTTTGACGTCAACGAGTTCGACCAATACCTGCCACCCAACGGACACGCGGGCCACCCGGGCCACGTTGGGGGCTACGCGGCGGCCGCGGGCTACGGCCTCGGGAGCGCCCTGGCTGCGGCCAGCGGACACTCTGCCTGGATCTCCAAGCAGCACGGAGTCTCCTTGTCCACCGCCACCTCACCGGTGGTGGACTCCAAGGCGCAGGTGAAAACGGAGGGGTCCGCCCCCGGAGGTCATTACGCCGACCAGCCCTCCACCTCACAGATAGCTTACACGTCCCTGAGCCTGCCCCACTACGGCTCGGCCTTCCCCTCCATCTCCAGGCCACAGTTTGACTACCCGGACCACCAGCCCTCGGGACCCTACTACAGCCATTCCACCCAAGCCTCCggcctctactctgccttctCCTATATGGGACCTTCCCAACGTCCCCTTTACACTGCCATCTCTGACCCTGCGCCCTCCGTGCCACagtcccacagccccacacatTGGGAACAGCCCGTGTATACGACTCTCTCCAGGCCGTAG